In Paenibacillus phoenicis, one genomic interval encodes:
- a CDS encoding ATP-binding protein, which yields MQPSGQEKTKKATQTDDTLSRLASIGQIAAGIAHEVRNPLTAVKGFLQLLQREVSHSYLDFACSELEQAISTLQDLLQVSKPDLEDESCIAINLCSELESLLYLFQDQIYRVQIAKKFRNSDEIIYGKRNQLKKAFFNLLKNAFEAIPNQGTITIEHYRVGDIIYVIISDTGVGVPKEKLQLLGTPFFTTKDEGTGMGLTQVYSTIYQHGGTIDVKSREGIGTTFTIQFQTKMIEQIGAMDLDLQYVKGQSFKEYFLLNQDRFNELFTSETRDTIQLVKDSMYKINVHEIFEKMAKLLVEDRQHELTMLAKELGKNGAQNDFPLVLKLELLQAFRKLYWNFLHNYHKHVELDMEGVFQLGIKTNFMLDHYIFHYFSSYIEYKDELLRSHRETIDELSVPIIPLSSSMAVLPIVGTLDTYRAKRVQERTLNQISSLKIQKIIIDLSGVAFMDTAVVGHLFRIVEGIGLLGCKAIITGIRPEIANTMIELGILFTEKVDTKATLQQALEEYQ from the coding sequence TTGCAACCAAGCGGACAGGAAAAAACTAAAAAAGCAACTCAAACGGACGATACATTAAGCCGTCTTGCTTCCATAGGTCAAATAGCGGCGGGAATCGCGCACGAAGTGAGAAATCCATTAACAGCAGTGAAGGGATTTCTACAATTACTGCAAAGGGAGGTTTCCCATAGTTATTTAGATTTTGCTTGCTCGGAATTGGAACAGGCAATCTCTACGTTACAAGATCTATTGCAGGTTTCTAAGCCCGACTTGGAAGATGAGTCCTGTATTGCGATTAATCTTTGTTCGGAATTAGAGTCTTTGCTTTATTTGTTTCAGGATCAAATCTATCGGGTTCAAATTGCAAAGAAATTTCGCAATAGTGATGAAATCATTTATGGGAAAAGAAATCAGTTAAAGAAAGCGTTTTTTAATCTCTTGAAAAATGCTTTTGAAGCCATTCCCAATCAAGGAACCATTACCATCGAGCATTACCGTGTGGGCGACATTATTTATGTTATCATTTCGGATACAGGTGTAGGGGTACCTAAAGAAAAGCTTCAACTGTTAGGTACCCCTTTCTTTACAACGAAGGATGAAGGCACGGGAATGGGGCTAACTCAGGTCTATTCGACCATCTACCAACATGGAGGTACAATCGATGTAAAAAGCAGAGAAGGAATCGGAACCACATTTACCATTCAATTTCAAACAAAAATGATCGAACAGATTGGAGCGATGGATTTGGATCTGCAATATGTAAAAGGTCAAAGCTTTAAAGAATATTTTTTGCTGAACCAGGATCGTTTTAATGAGTTGTTTACTTCGGAGACCCGAGATACGATTCAATTAGTTAAAGACTCCATGTATAAAATCAATGTGCATGAGATTTTTGAAAAAATGGCAAAGCTCTTGGTTGAAGATCGTCAGCATGAGCTGACGATGCTCGCCAAGGAACTCGGAAAGAATGGTGCACAGAACGACTTTCCCTTAGTCTTAAAGCTGGAATTGCTCCAGGCGTTTCGTAAATTATATTGGAATTTCTTGCATAACTATCATAAGCATGTCGAGCTTGACATGGAGGGTGTGTTTCAACTCGGAATCAAAACCAATTTTATGTTGGACCATTATATTTTCCATTATTTTTCGAGCTATATCGAGTACAAGGATGAATTGCTTCGTTCTCACCGCGAAACGATCGATGAATTGTCCGTCCCCATTATTCCTTTATCATCCTCGATGGCGGTGCTGCCCATTGTCGGAACATTGGATACCTATCGGGCGAAAAGAGTCCAGGAACGGACATTAAATCAGATCTCCAGCCTGAAAATCCAAAAAATTATTATCGATTTGTCCGGCGTTGCGTTTATGGATACGGCTGTGGTGGGACATTTGTTCCGAATTGTAGAGGGAATTGGCTTGCTCGGATGTAAAGCGATTATAACAGGTATTCGCCCGGAAATCGCGAACACCATGATCGAATTAGGGATCCTATTTACTGAAAAGGTTGACACCAAAGCAACTTTGCAACAAGCCTTGGAAGAATATCAATAA
- a CDS encoding site-specific DNA-methyltransferase, producing the protein MSVNTLVDKLKSYSDEYWDFTGYRDRKALIKYPAMMVAPMQEQLLQDILEFDTNIRNILDPFVGSGTVLAAGAKHNLTTYGIDINPLAILITRVRLEGIPPIKIRESIAQLKSHLSLFLGNIEMHYFNNIDKWFRSDVIADLSTIRKAIVQEKDINIRRFFWVCFADTVRKYSNTRSTTFKLHVKEETKIKSMKNDCIEYFVNKISTLYSDYVNDQETIITNLYTGNATDILRNFESNSIDLICTSPPYGDNHTTVTYGQYSILPLLWIDVNDLDSFDMSMLDKFTAIDRMSLGGHYNLNNFSVEIDFEDLISNLSLEKAKKVKFFINDYCKVFVELARVLKKDKKLVLTLGNRRVDNKEFPFDVLNDRLAEKYGLVEEAVLTRNIQGKRMPIRVSNIPNHGAVKSMSKEYVKIYRKVLEGRSE; encoded by the coding sequence ATGAGTGTAAATACCTTAGTGGATAAACTGAAAAGTTACTCAGATGAATATTGGGATTTTACAGGTTATAGAGATAGAAAGGCCTTAATTAAATATCCCGCAATGATGGTGGCACCAATGCAAGAGCAACTGTTACAAGATATTCTGGAGTTCGATACCAATATCAGAAATATTCTCGATCCTTTCGTCGGATCGGGTACAGTACTAGCTGCGGGAGCGAAGCATAATTTAACTACATATGGAATTGATATTAATCCTTTAGCAATATTAATTACACGAGTAAGACTAGAAGGTATTCCACCAATAAAAATCAGAGAGAGTATTGCTCAATTAAAAAGCCATCTCTCTCTATTTTTAGGGAACATAGAGATGCATTACTTCAATAATATTGACAAATGGTTCAGGAGTGATGTCATCGCTGATTTAAGCACAATAAGAAAAGCTATTGTCCAAGAAAAGGATATCAATATACGAAGGTTTTTTTGGGTTTGTTTTGCAGACACTGTACGAAAATACAGCAATACTCGTTCGACTACCTTTAAACTGCATGTTAAAGAAGAAACTAAGATTAAATCAATGAAAAATGATTGTATAGAGTATTTTGTCAATAAGATATCTACGTTATACAGTGATTACGTAAACGATCAAGAGACTATAATTACTAACCTTTATACAGGCAATGCGACAGACATCTTAAGAAACTTCGAGAGTAATAGTATTGACCTGATTTGTACATCTCCCCCATATGGAGATAATCATACAACTGTAACATACGGACAGTATTCGATTCTACCGCTCTTATGGATTGATGTAAATGACCTGGACTCATTTGATATGTCAATGCTCGATAAGTTCACTGCAATTGATAGAATGAGCCTAGGTGGGCATTACAACTTAAATAATTTTTCTGTTGAAATTGACTTTGAAGACTTGATTTCCAACTTGAGTTTGGAAAAGGCGAAAAAGGTGAAGTTCTTTATTAATGATTATTGTAAGGTATTTGTAGAATTAGCGAGAGTCCTAAAAAAAGATAAGAAACTCGTGTTAACTCTAGGTAATAGACGAGTTGACAATAAGGAATTTCCTTTTGATGTTTTGAATGATAGGCTAGCTGAAAAATATGGATTAGTGGAAGAAGCGGTCTTAACAAGAAATATCCAAGGTAAGAGAATGCCCATTAGAGTATCAAATATTCCCAATCATGGTGCTGTAAAATCAATGAGTAAAGAGTACGTTAAAATATATAGAAAAGTGTTAGAAGGGAGAAGTGAATGA
- a CDS encoding helix-turn-helix domain-containing protein, giving the protein MISYKPFQKLLIDREIKKHELIKMTGISSATMAKLNTNEYVSLEIIDKLCSALNCQPGDLLEHIPDKK; this is encoded by the coding sequence ATGATAAGCTATAAGCCATTTCAAAAATTACTTATAGATCGAGAGATCAAGAAACACGAGTTAATTAAAATGACGGGAATATCTTCTGCTACGATGGCAAAGTTGAACACAAATGAATATGTCTCTCTAGAAATCATTGATAAGCTTTGTTCAGCTTTAAATTGTCAGCCTGGTGATTTGTTGGAGCATATTCCTGACAAGAAATAA
- a CDS encoding ATP-binding protein — MSVVKETLQIDASAIADILGTVGSPLIVVSELIKNAIDASANTIRLTYDRDARSIAVFDDGHGFTLDDIQQLSRPGFSRKKVNGNLTNAKGLFYTGSKGLGLLSVFSLCESITIQTTSDNDGEYLINWYKDSGSYSYEKVINAELHKGTRITLNNVPQQVLALLTSQAEIKKLRHISTYLYKNKVIDFPEITLEIDGSPPASLLFTTEFNDMLFDVVFSYDKESETLNFQCISKDGDINDSVVTITSFDTLSIESILDKYYSIIETIKTRTNDNISFKDLENVEGVPSFEGRLLVYEKKTAGGMLKDHGAGVNIYVNDFAMYNYLSEELDWLGLADFSQRKKVTRLKPHNVFGFVNLPYFDESKEQLKISNERADFIQDTVFVKLMYLIKGVIMFMILNIDVAKNNPKYKRRASSSTTSNSSSDSNSGANNQLGTNVEVNNGEDRNSESHLQLEEPDENNNSKEGKQSNKEFDDSANKDDTHENTSNKDVEDDQEDSYEPETVFKPQHKKRNNLTFTSSEGQLFDSLKNTDDLGNKIYQTVCELSKLNVLFYPYATVCLYRTLLESATQYASKKLGLQYQETALPSSITNVLNKWGATPNTSKEFKSNVGLWRDLINKRSLLDKLNLYIHNVTPVDVDLILDTWKSMKGYIRECIK; from the coding sequence ATGAGTGTGGTGAAAGAAACTCTTCAGATTGATGCTTCAGCCATTGCCGACATTTTGGGGACTGTTGGTAGTCCACTAATCGTTGTGTCCGAGCTAATCAAGAATGCTATAGATGCTTCAGCCAATACTATTAGACTTACATATGATAGAGATGCAAGGTCCATTGCTGTTTTCGACGATGGGCATGGATTTACACTTGATGATATCCAGCAACTTTCAAGACCTGGTTTCTCCCGCAAAAAGGTGAATGGCAACTTAACCAATGCTAAAGGTTTATTTTATACTGGGAGCAAAGGCTTAGGATTGTTGTCAGTCTTTTCCCTCTGCGAAAGCATAACTATACAAACCACTAGTGACAATGATGGTGAGTATTTAATTAATTGGTATAAAGATTCAGGAAGTTATTCTTATGAGAAAGTTATTAATGCTGAATTACATAAAGGAACAAGAATTACGCTGAACAATGTTCCTCAACAAGTATTGGCGCTACTTACTTCACAGGCAGAAATAAAAAAGCTGCGCCATATCTCTACTTATTTGTATAAAAACAAAGTAATTGATTTTCCCGAAATAACTCTTGAAATTGATGGTAGTCCTCCCGCTTCATTGCTTTTTACCACTGAGTTTAATGATATGCTATTTGATGTAGTATTTAGTTATGACAAAGAATCGGAGACGTTGAATTTCCAATGTATTTCGAAAGATGGAGATATAAATGATTCTGTAGTCACTATAACTTCCTTTGATACCTTGAGCATAGAATCAATATTGGACAAGTATTATAGTATTATTGAGACAATAAAGACTCGAACGAATGATAATATTAGTTTTAAAGATCTTGAAAATGTTGAAGGAGTACCCTCCTTTGAGGGACGGTTATTGGTATATGAGAAAAAAACTGCAGGTGGTATGCTTAAGGATCATGGTGCTGGGGTAAATATTTATGTTAATGATTTCGCTATGTATAACTACTTGTCGGAGGAACTTGACTGGCTAGGGTTAGCGGATTTCTCACAACGTAAAAAGGTAACGCGGCTTAAGCCTCATAATGTTTTTGGATTTGTAAATTTGCCATATTTTGATGAATCGAAAGAACAGCTAAAAATATCTAATGAAAGAGCAGATTTTATTCAAGATACAGTATTTGTAAAGTTGATGTATTTGATTAAAGGTGTAATCATGTTCATGATTTTAAATATTGATGTAGCTAAGAATAACCCCAAATATAAGAGACGGGCCTCTTCATCAACAACATCTAATTCTAGTAGTGATAGTAATTCAGGTGCGAATAACCAGTTGGGGACGAACGTTGAGGTAAATAACGGTGAGGACAGAAACTCAGAGAGTCATTTGCAACTTGAGGAACCTGACGAAAACAATAACTCTAAAGAAGGTAAACAATCAAACAAAGAGTTTGACGATAGCGCTAATAAAGATGACACACATGAAAACACTAGTAATAAAGATGTAGAGGACGATCAAGAAGATAGCTATGAACCTGAAACTGTTTTTAAACCTCAGCATAAGAAACGTAACAATCTGACTTTTACTTCTTCAGAAGGTCAATTGTTTGATTCATTGAAAAATACTGATGATTTGGGCAATAAAATATATCAAACTGTATGTGAACTAAGTAAGCTTAACGTTTTATTCTATCCCTATGCGACGGTTTGCTTGTATCGGACATTATTAGAGTCTGCAACTCAGTACGCTTCAAAAAAACTTGGATTACAGTACCAGGAAACAGCCCTTCCATCTTCAATCACCAATGTGTTGAACAAGTGGGGGGCCACACCAAATACTTCAAAGGAATTTAAATCTAACGTTGGTCTTTGGAGAGATCTTATTAATAAGAGGAGTCTATTAGACAAATTAAATTTATACATTCATAATGTTACTCCAGTAGATGTTGATTTAATTTTGGACACATGGAAGTCAATGAAGGGCTATATTCGTGAATGCATTAAGTAG
- a CDS encoding 2OG-Fe(II) oxygenase encodes MSEEISILPIQSFYSLDDCTVAATVLHKEPLIMRFERLLTDDECRQLIEAAAPRLRESKLVNKVVSQIRTSRGMFFEEEENPFIHRIEKRISALMNVPIEHAEGLQVLHYGPGQEYQAHYDFFGPNSPSASNNRISTLIIYLNDVEAGGETVFPLLDLEVKPERGSALYFEYFYRQQELNNLTLHSSVPVVRGEKWVATQWMRRQRVREFGVISS; translated from the coding sequence ATGAGCGAGGAGATTTCCATCTTGCCGATTCAATCCTTCTACTCGCTCGATGATTGTACCGTTGCGGCGACGGTGCTCCACAAAGAGCCTTTGATCATGAGATTCGAACGGCTGCTGACGGACGACGAATGCCGGCAGTTGATTGAAGCAGCCGCTCCCCGACTACGAGAATCCAAACTCGTGAACAAGGTGGTCAGCCAAATCCGCACGAGCCGCGGGATGTTCTTCGAAGAAGAGGAAAACCCCTTCATCCATCGCATCGAAAAGCGAATCTCCGCCTTAATGAACGTGCCGATCGAACATGCCGAAGGCTTGCAAGTCCTCCACTACGGCCCTGGCCAAGAATACCAAGCGCACTATGACTTTTTCGGTCCGAACAGCCCTTCCGCAAGCAACAATCGGATCAGCACGCTGATCATCTACTTGAACGATGTGGAGGCAGGGGGAGAGACCGTCTTTCCCTTATTGGATCTAGAGGTCAAACCCGAGCGCGGGTCCGCCCTGTACTTCGAATACTTCTATCGTCAACAAGAACTCAACAACTTGACCCTGCACAGCAGCGTTCCTGTGGTTCGCGGTGAGAAGTGGGTTGCAACCCAGTGGATGCGGAGGCAGCGTGTGAGGGAGTTTGGGGTTATTTCGAGTTGA
- a CDS encoding ATP-binding protein — protein MTYQKVNISSEDDIYFALSTVRHFMKQLPFSEADQQRVYVSVSELTRNILDHACGKGIFYCELIDQGIRFTVTDEGPGIPNINEVLNGKKGSSSCGLGLGLSGVKRLMDEFQIETSTRGTKIVATKRTGKN, from the coding sequence ATGACCTATCAGAAAGTGAACATTTCTTCAGAAGATGATATCTATTTTGCGTTAAGTACCGTTCGTCATTTTATGAAGCAGCTCCCTTTTTCCGAGGCAGATCAACAGAGAGTTTATGTGAGTGTTTCGGAGTTAACCCGAAACATTTTGGATCATGCTTGCGGCAAAGGGATTTTTTATTGTGAATTAATTGATCAGGGAATCCGTTTTACAGTGACCGATGAAGGGCCGGGAATTCCCAATATAAATGAAGTGTTAAATGGAAAGAAGGGATCGTCTTCCTGTGGACTAGGACTCGGATTATCCGGTGTGAAGAGATTAATGGATGAATTTCAGATTGAGACTTCGACGAGAGGGACGAAAATAGTTGCAACCAAGCGGACAGGAAAAAACTAA
- a CDS encoding aminoglycoside phosphotransferase family protein, translated as MFDIKGYETFEKIDPITKGWSSDKKYYIETVTNEKLLLRIADISQYDHKKHEFEVMKRLAESGVPMSRPVDFRVCDNGQSVYTLLTWCDGEDAQMVLPKMTDTMQYHLGVTAGQILRIIHNVPAPVDQEPWDSFFNRKVDRKIKQYQDCGVKMDGDELIMAYIEANRQYLARRPQCFQHGDYHVGNMIISPEGELWIIDFNRSDYGDPWEEFNRIVWSAKVSPHFATGQIHGYFHGNPPDQFFKLLTFYISSNALSSIPWAIPFGEEEVAVMQQQARDVLAWFDGMKNPVPAWYLSDFYIQYIDGIPYKLKSPYDFSFLKEYGEVFKVYDDQDSGNICFGVKIKDQKVFIKFAGAPTARYTGQPEEAVARLKAAVPIYQDLAHPHLIRLIQAEEVGGGFAAIFEWTDGECWGRMYPRSREKFMQLPEPAKLEVFNDILDFHIHIAGRGYVAIDFYDGCVLYDFAANKTILCDIDLYAKSPYINTMGRMWGSSRFMSPEEFTLGAVIDEVSNVYVMGAAAFALFGGETDRSIEKWRLNDECYEVALRAVSEDRSKRQQSLLELKREWDAARLK; from the coding sequence GTGTTTGATATCAAAGGTTATGAAACGTTCGAAAAAATCGATCCGATCACCAAAGGCTGGTCGAGCGATAAAAAATACTATATTGAGACCGTAACCAACGAGAAATTGTTGCTGCGCATCGCTGATATTTCCCAGTACGACCACAAGAAACATGAATTTGAAGTCATGAAACGATTAGCCGAAAGCGGTGTGCCCATGTCGCGGCCTGTGGATTTTAGGGTATGCGACAACGGGCAAAGTGTCTATACCCTCTTGACTTGGTGTGACGGCGAAGATGCGCAGATGGTATTGCCGAAGATGACGGACACGATGCAATACCACCTTGGCGTGACAGCCGGGCAAATCTTGAGGATAATTCACAATGTTCCCGCCCCAGTTGATCAAGAACCATGGGATTCCTTTTTTAATCGAAAAGTAGACCGAAAAATAAAGCAATATCAAGACTGCGGCGTCAAAATGGATGGCGACGAGCTGATCATGGCTTATATTGAAGCGAATCGGCAGTACCTCGCCCGGCGGCCGCAGTGCTTTCAGCACGGCGATTATCATGTGGGCAATATGATCATCTCGCCAGAAGGGGAGCTGTGGATCATCGATTTTAATCGCAGTGATTACGGCGATCCTTGGGAAGAGTTTAATCGCATTGTGTGGAGTGCTAAGGTGAGTCCGCATTTTGCTACGGGGCAGATTCATGGCTATTTTCATGGAAATCCCCCGGACCAATTCTTTAAGTTATTAACTTTCTATATTAGCAGCAATGCGTTGTCTTCGATTCCTTGGGCCATCCCTTTTGGTGAAGAGGAAGTCGCTGTTATGCAGCAACAGGCCCGAGATGTTCTTGCCTGGTTTGATGGGATGAAGAATCCGGTGCCTGCATGGTACTTGTCAGATTTTTATATCCAGTATATCGATGGAATCCCGTACAAGTTGAAGTCTCCCTATGACTTCTCGTTTCTGAAAGAGTACGGAGAGGTCTTTAAGGTGTACGACGATCAAGATTCGGGCAACATCTGCTTTGGTGTAAAAATCAAGGATCAGAAGGTTTTTATCAAATTTGCCGGAGCCCCCACCGCACGATACACTGGCCAACCAGAGGAGGCCGTGGCCAGGCTGAAAGCTGCGGTTCCGATTTATCAGGATTTGGCGCACCCTCATTTGATCCGATTGATTCAAGCGGAAGAAGTGGGCGGAGGATTTGCGGCGATTTTTGAATGGACAGACGGCGAATGCTGGGGGAGAATGTACCCGCGGTCCAGAGAGAAATTTATGCAGCTGCCCGAACCTGCCAAGCTTGAAGTGTTTAACGATATATTGGATTTTCACATTCATATTGCTGGGCGTGGATATGTGGCCATTGATTTTTATGATGGCTGTGTCTTGTATGACTTTGCTGCAAACAAGACAATCCTATGCGATATTGATTTATACGCCAAAAGCCCCTACATCAACACGATGGGCAGAATGTGGGGCTCCTCACGCTTCATGTCTCCAGAAGAGTTTACGCTTGGTGCAGTCATCGATGAGGTATCGAATGTGTACGTGATGGGGGCTGCGGCGTTTGCACTCTTTGGTGGGGAGACCGACCGATCGATTGAAAAATGGCGATTGAATGATGAATGTTATGAGGTGGCGTTAAGAGCCGTTAGCGAGGATCGGAGCAAGCGTCAGCAATCCCTTTTGGAGTTGAAACGGGAGTGGGATGCGGCGCGCTTGAAGTGA